The following coding sequences lie in one Streptomyces venezuelae genomic window:
- the ribD gene encoding bifunctional diaminohydroxyphosphoribosylaminopyrimidine deaminase/5-amino-6-(5-phosphoribosylamino)uracil reductase RibD, which translates to MRRAITLAARGLGSTSPNPVVGCVVLDAAGESVGEGWHQRAGGPHAEVHALRAAGERARGGTALVTLEPCNHTGRTGPCAQALIDAGVTRVVYAVGDPNPAATGGAHTLRAAGIAVEQGLLEAEAAEVNAAWLTSVRLGRPHVTWKYAATLDGRIAAADGTSRWITSAESRADVHRLRAECDAVVVGSGTQRADDPHLAVRGVEGVVQPLRVVVDTHGTAVTPGARVLDDAAPTLIAVAEDSTPAHDGETVRLPRAESGLDIRTLLDVLHARGVRSVLLEGGPTLAGAFVAAGCVDRVVGYLAPVLLGAGPAALDGGGITTITKALRLDVSETVRIGPDLRITATLVAKEH; encoded by the coding sequence ATGCGGCGCGCCATCACGCTGGCCGCCCGCGGCCTCGGCTCCACCAGCCCCAACCCCGTCGTCGGCTGCGTCGTCCTCGACGCCGCGGGCGAGAGCGTCGGCGAGGGCTGGCACCAGCGCGCCGGCGGCCCCCACGCCGAGGTCCACGCCCTGCGCGCGGCCGGCGAACGGGCCCGCGGCGGCACCGCCCTCGTCACCCTCGAACCCTGCAACCACACCGGCCGCACGGGACCGTGCGCACAGGCCCTCATCGACGCGGGCGTCACCCGTGTCGTCTACGCGGTCGGCGACCCGAACCCGGCCGCGACCGGCGGCGCGCACACCCTGCGCGCGGCCGGAATCGCCGTCGAACAGGGCCTGTTGGAGGCCGAGGCCGCCGAGGTGAACGCCGCCTGGCTCACCTCCGTCCGGCTCGGCCGCCCGCACGTCACCTGGAAGTACGCCGCCACGTTGGACGGCCGCATCGCCGCCGCCGACGGCACGAGCCGCTGGATCACCTCGGCCGAGTCCCGCGCCGACGTGCACCGGCTGCGCGCCGAGTGCGACGCCGTCGTCGTCGGCTCCGGCACCCAGCGCGCCGACGACCCCCACCTCGCCGTACGCGGCGTCGAAGGTGTCGTACAGCCGCTGCGCGTCGTCGTCGACACCCACGGCACCGCCGTCACGCCGGGCGCCCGCGTCCTCGACGACGCGGCACCCACCCTGATCGCCGTCGCCGAGGACAGCACCCCCGCCCACGACGGCGAGACCGTGCGGCTCCCGCGCGCGGAAAGCGGGTTGGACATCCGAACCCTCCTCGACGTGCTCCACGCGCGTGGCGTGCGATCCGTCCTCCTCGAAGGCGGACCGACCCTCGCCGGCGCCTTCGTCGCCGCCGGCTGCGTCGACCGCGTCGTCGGCTACCTCGCCCCCGTCCTCCTCGGCGCGGGCCCCGCAGCCCTGGACGGCGGCGGAATCACGACCATCACCAAAGCGTTGCGGCTCGACGTGAGCGAGACCGTCCGCATCGGCCCCGACCTGCGCATCACCGCGACCCTCGTAGCGAAGGAGCACTGA